The sequence AAAAAAGGGGCAATAGAATGGATCAATTCAATAGAAAACAATGAGAAAAGTAGCAGGATCTGCCAAAACACAACCAGGacaaaaatacataaacaaaCTTCAAGCAATTAAACAGAATACTTGTGATAAATTTCACCAAGTAGAGGTAGTGTCAGCTCTGCCCAGCGTAGTCATGGGCATAAATTTATTAGGACTATTATGAGTTCCATTCAAGTGGATACCGCCAAAACTAAAATCTTACATTTTGGCAAGCTTGAACCATTCAGTATGGAAGGATCCCTCCACATCAGTCCTTTCATATGTATGAGCACCAAAATAGTCTCGCTGAGCTTGGACCAGATTAGCTGGCAATCTTGCCCTTCTGTAACTGTCAAAATAAGCAAGACTGGCAGACATGCCCGGGGTGCTAATACCAGAGTTGATAGCAAGGCATACAACTCTTCGCCAGGCAGACTGTCGCTCAATGATTTCCTTAGCGAACTCTGGATCCACAAGAAGGTTTGCAAGGTCAGAGTTCCTATCATATGCCTTCTTAATTCTATCAAGGAATATGGCTCTGATGATGCACCCTCCCTTCCAAATCCTAGCCAATTCCCCCAACTTCAAGCCCCATCCCTTCTCGATACTCTTTGCACGGATCAGATTCATCCCCTGTGCATAACTACATATCTTGGATGCATAGAGAGCTTGCCTCACATCATTGATCAACTTCTTCTTGTCCACTACTTGGTCGGTCAAGATATCACCAAAGCCACCTGATTTGAAGACTTCAGCAGCTTTGACCCTTTCTTCCTTTAACCCACTGAGGAACCTTGCATCCAAAGAAGATTCAATTGTGGGAGCTGCAACTGATAGTTCAGCAGCTTGCTGTACAGTCCATTTACCAGTACCCTTCATGCCGGTTTTATCCAGAACCTTGTCAACTAAATATCCCTCACCCTTATCGTCCTTAATTCCAAATATATCTGCAGTTATTTCAATCAAGAAGCTCAGAAGTTCGCCCTTGTTCCATTCTGAGAAAACACTTCGTAGTTCCTCGTTTGACAACTTTCCAACTGATTTCAATACATCATATGCCTCTGCAATCAGCTGCATATCACCATATTCAATTCCATTATGAATCATCTTTACAAAATTTCCAGATCCACCTTTTCCAATGTAAGTCACACAGGGGCCACTGTCTGGAACTTGAGCAGCCACCTTAAGAAGAATGTCTTCGATATGCTTGTAAGCCTCGAAAGACCCTCCAGGCATCAAAGAGGGTCCATTACGAGCACCCTCCTCACCACCTGAAACTCCCATTCCAAGATAGAGCAAACCCAATTCAGCTGCagctttctctctcctctcagtGTTCTCATACCACTCATTACCACCATCAATTATACAATCACCTTTCTCCATGTAAGCAGAGAGGGTCTTTATGGTTTGGTCCACTGGTGCCCCAGCCTTAACAAGCATAATTATGACACGAGGCTTCTGAACTGAGTTTACAAAAGATTCAGGATCATGGAAACCAAATACAGGAAGATTCCCTTCCTTTTTAGCTCGTTCAACAGTCTCATCAACTTTGGAGGTAGTTCGATTGTATACAGAAATAGGGAAGCCTTTCTCAGCAATGTTGAGAGCCAAATTTTGGCCCATGACGGCTAGACCAGCAAGGCCTATTCTTGTAGGCTTGGGGGGTGCAGCCATATTTTTTCCTGCCAAAAATGTGGGATGCCAGTAAGACAAATCCAATATTTTGATTGAAACAAAATGTGATCCAAGGTCATTAAGAAAAAAGTTGTTTTGATTCTTTAATAAAAGCTGAGAACTACTGTAGTTTATGAAGAATAAAACTCAATAAAATCACATGAGCAATGAAACCAGGAATCTCTGAATGAACAGTACAATCCATTTTCTTCAGTAAGTATATgcataagaagaaaagaacagaaACAAATCACATGGCCctactcaaaacatgaaaagaaaCCCATTGACATCAAAggaggaaattaaaaaatacaaaggtCAGTACATCCACCGAGGGAAGCTTACAAcaagcaaaaaggaaaacaaggaCACACAAAGTCCAAAAGCTTTAGCCTGAACTAAAGATATTACATCAGATTTGCAAAGATATTTGGAGTTACAGATTCTGTTGAATTCTTTCTACTTTCCTCAATGAATTCAACCTGCCCCTTATACAATCAACATTTTGATAATGCTTAAATAACTAggttttacttatttattttaatttttcctgactttccatctttctttaaaaaatatcaaattgagTGTTCCcttaagaaaaaggaaatccATATGTCCAATATAACAACAGAGAATGTGTGAATCCTCAATTTCCTATAAAATACAGATGTAAGAGTAAAAACTACCAGCATATTTGAGTctcaaaatgaacaaaaatgagtggattccagttagctcaattggtaaagtctcttatccttgaataagagatttggggtttaatctccttacaccaaaaaccaataggtggcttggtctgatgataaaccAATTGGTAAATGTCTCTTGTCCTGAACAACCTGATTCTCATAGtaagattaaaatttaaaaaaaaaaaaaaaaaaaatgagaggaaaatatCAAACTTTTATTCACTTATAGCAAATTGTTAAACCCAACAGAATAGGCCAAGATCTTGGAAGCTGCAAGTAATGTGAATGCCAAAGTTTCTAGCATCCTGAAACAGGGTTACTGGTTCTGCCCTACAACTAGATCTGagtaaatggttttttttttttggataagtaagaatgatatatatacgaaaggctactctatgcatgaagaacatagagcaaacccagaaaatacaagaagaagaaaacagagaaaaaacataaaagaaaaccaaacaaCAGAATTATTacaaaagagagagggagaaaagaaaagaagggaggGAATCACTAGACGTGAGTCCTGGTGAATTTTCAGTCTGGGTTATCACAAATTGACTTAGCAAATGAGGATTCTATACGGTGGTTACTTGCAAAATCTAAGGAATTTACCAGCTCTTCAGCTTGAAATGAAATTAGGATCAAACAATGAAGAGGTTGATTGTGGAAATAGATTGTCATCGCATAGCTATCCCTAAAAACTCTTTTCATTTGTTGGTTAGCTATTTAAAATAGCCTAACAACTAGGGAAGGTCTGGTTAAATGGGGTTATGGAGGGGACATCCTATATGTTTTCTGTAGAAATAAGTTGGAGAGtgtaacatcatttttttttcaaatgttctTTTACTAGTAGAATCTGGTCTCATCTAATAGATCTGAGTGTACAAATCAGTGTGGATTTACCAAACTGGGGATTAGATGTTGTGGATAAATAGGATGTCACATCTATCCTCTGCAAACTGATGTGGGCTGCAAtgaaatgctaaatttttttttttttttttggtgtttgaaaATGTGTTCTTTTGATCAAATATTAccattcatcaaaaaataattttgaccAAACAAGCAAAGACCCACTGCCGCAGATCCAAACCCCATTATATACCAGATGACTGGTGAGTTATAACCAAAAGCAATCTAATTACAGAACTGATCCAAATAATAAGTCATAATAAATAAAGTCTTacatctctaaaaaaaattatcaaccaatcattttaaaacaaagaaaaaaataaacccCACAAATCACCAAGATCATGCACAAACAACACATACCCAATACAGaattaacacaaaaaattaataattaagtgACAATAAACCAAtaaactaaacataaaaaagaaaacccagatCAGAAATCTAACTACACAGCACAAATATCATGCCTATACAATACATAAACTAATACCCAAAAGGCAAAATGATCCAAACCTGAAGTATTTCTTCTGTGATTGATACAAGGAATGAAATTGAGGAAGAACAAGCAAAAACCAAGAGAGCAAAGATTTGGGAAAATATCAATGAGAAGGGTAGTCCTACCAACTATTAGCTATATACCAAACCAATTACGTGTTTATTCAAACAGGCGAGTCAAATTTGGCTAGCACTTTATTTTTGTGTTAGGTGggcattttctttattttagtaAGTGATCCACCACCTATCTGATTTTGCCATGTCACTATGTATCATGACGTGGTAATAATCAACGGCTTACATCATCCCCAGTttttggttctctctctctctctctctgatcgaGAATGGGAGTTGGAGACGTGGAGGGATGACTTTCGGATGGGTCTCTGCGGCAACATTAATGTGGGTCCGGAAGATTTTCAGATGGGTGTGTATTTTTTGGAGGTTGTCTTTGGAGTTTGTGATGGTTTGAGATCACCGAGTGTGGGATTGCATCTACATGTGTACCTTCGAAATGGGGCTACACTATGGTTTACAATGACGGGCGGTTCAATACAATTTGTGGTTGACATTTGGGTTGAGTGACTAGTTGCAGTGGACTTATTGAGATAATGATATGTCTATTTTTAGATATGTATCATCATCTGAACGGGTTCAGTGCATTAAATGCACTAGACCTAAACCTCACTAACAATTtgtaaatgagaaaaaaaaaaaattaagggtatgtttggttggggtgaaataGGGAGAATAGAAAATAGAGGAGGGAAAATTGATTTTATAAGTATTTGATTGGAGAGAAGGGAGGAATGATGGAAAATTAGTGAGATCCATGTATTTTCTCTATTCTATCGAAATTTTATCTCCCCAATTTGAGGAGAAAATAGAGGGAAGATGAATAGTTGCAGTGAATGACTGAACTACCCTCCTTCCTCCTCTTACGTGTTGGGCGTTgctttttttgttggggggggggggttatgGAAGTGATGGTGcctccttttattttgtttattcttttaattttttttttctttcttgtgcaTGATAGtgtcttcttttgttttctttttgttttctttctttttttaaacttttttttgtgggcttgatttttcttttttaataaatttggataaTTGCTTCCGTCTTTTTctaattgtttgttttaattaggcattattttttaacaagggcatatgaataattttatacaaactcatttttttccattcatttacttttccactcccaaccaaataCAAAGGAGGGAAAGTAAAATTTCTTCTActctcccacttttccatcccttcccccttttttttcctctcacttttccatctcCAAAACCAAACAGGCCCCCTAAGTGAAATACATAGGATAAAATATAATGATAGTGAACAAGAAGACACACTAAGGGGGCGTTTGGTTCGCTTGATGTTACATCAAGGTGTAATGTTACATTCTTGTAATCTTAAATTCATGTAATCACATTTCAACAATACAAGATTAAAGTGTTTGATTCATTAATTACATTCCAATCATAATCCAAAACTGTAACATTCATATACTTGATTCATAAATGTTcttataaacaattaaaattattataataacaaattgattaaaaatagCCTCAACACctaaaaatgtcaaaattacCCTTTAACCACAAAATACCTTTTGAAGACCCAAAATAACCGAACTACCTTTAAAACCTCAAAAATACACTCGAAATCTGGCacatgaccaaaatacccatgaaaactctaaaattaccaaaaaaataccataaatccaataaaaattccCACGAAAttactaaaatgaccaaaatactctcaaaatcactaaaatgaccaaaatactcccaaaacctcaaaacaaccaaaaatactctaaaacctctaaaataaccaaaatagcCTTGAAGTCtcttaaaataccaaaaataccccaaaacctgtaaaataaccaaaatacttCCGTAATTtctaaaatgaacaaaataaccTTGAAACTACTAGAATGAGCAAAAATCCCCGAAACCTCGAAAATGATGAAAACACCACAAAAACtcttaaatgattaaaataccccTAGAAATcgctaaaataaccaaaatgcTCTCAAATCCTCTAGAATGAgcaaaaaaacctaaaacctctaaaatgacccaaatacccgcaaaatttctaaaatgaccaaaatacctcggAAACCTCAAAAtgaccacacacacacacaaaaaaaaaaaaaaaaaaaaaaaaaaaaaagtttgaaacctctaaaatgacccaaattctcttgaaatctctaaaatgaccaaaatactccttaacctctaaaatgaccaaaaaatatatcctaaaacctctaaaatgaccaagaTATCCTTGAACCTTTAAGATAACCAAAAATGAGCCAAAACCAttgaaatgaccaaaatacccttgaaacctcaaaatgaacaaaaataaccCAAAGCTTTTGGTTATTTTGAAGGTTTTGGATATTTTAGGCCAATTTAAAAGTTtcaaggtattttggtcattttaaaggtttcaatttttttgatcaTTCGAGAGGATTTGAgagcattttggtcattttagccatttcaggggtattttaatcattttagaggttttggggtattttggtcattttagagtttttgaggtttttttttttgctcaatctagtggttttgggagtatttttggttattttagaaattttagaggtattttggtcatttcagAGGTTTTAGAAGTATTTTGGTCCACTACACAACTCCACCATAGTACATGAGAATTGGCATATACAAACAAACGTGTAAAGACCTTAACAATATAGTAAAATCCCTTTGGGTAGGAACATGCTTAACGAATAAATTTTTCCCTGAGTTTAGGACCTTGAATTGGATCGTGTGCTCCAACCTATATCCCAACTTTCACCACTCTAACATTCACCCGTATAGAGTTTTGGATGTTGTATGACGTACTCATTGACTAGCCTATAGACATATCTATAAATACAAAATCTCAagtttaaaaatcaaacaattgacaATGTTTCACAAgtgtaaatttgtattgatgtatGAGTAAGtacaattttctaaaattgaatCTAGTTACAAAAAAATactcctctgattcgatctccttgaaAAATCTTTGATTCAAGTATAAACTTGATTTGAACACTAGATGCTTCTCAGTTTGATTGATAACGAGATCAAAAGATTT is a genomic window of Quercus lobata isolate SW786 chromosome 2, ValleyOak3.0 Primary Assembly, whole genome shotgun sequence containing:
- the LOC115976183 gene encoding 6-phosphogluconate dehydrogenase, decarboxylating 2 — its product is MAAPPKPTRIGLAGLAVMGQNLALNIAEKGFPISVYNRTTSKVDETVERAKKEGNLPVFGFHDPESFVNSVQKPRVIIMLVKAGAPVDQTIKTLSAYMEKGDCIIDGGNEWYENTERREKAAAELGLLYLGMGVSGGEEGARNGPSLMPGGSFEAYKHIEDILLKVAAQVPDSGPCVTYIGKGGSGNFVKMIHNGIEYGDMQLIAEAYDVLKSVGKLSNEELRSVFSEWNKGELLSFLIEITADIFGIKDDKGEGYLVDKVLDKTGMKGTGKWTVQQAAELSVAAPTIESSLDARFLSGLKEERVKAAEVFKSGGFGDILTDQVVDKKKLINDVRQALYASKICSYAQGMNLIRAKSIEKGWGLKLGELARIWKGGCIIRAIFLDRIKKAYDRNSDLANLLVDPEFAKEIIERQSAWRRVVCLAINSGISTPGMSASLAYFDSYRRARLPANLVQAQRDYFGAHTYERTDVEGSFHTEWFKLAKM